A window of the Kosakonia sp. BYX6 genome harbors these coding sequences:
- a CDS encoding helix-turn-helix transcriptional regulator: MTSTLQEERLELITLNDAIVSFSRLFANTVRYHHWHQCLEVLYVEEGFGVVIVDNRQYTMRPGRLFFFPPFTLHRVMVDEQAEHCYRRTIIHVDHHVVLKHLRDFPHNHQRLQRLSLRGAAAVVMDAAEIHPHIDHLFSCYARLAESRRLNVEQVACLLLNLLGMLPEDNEKLPEERSGIATPVMFWLEENYRHKFSLERLAQELGKSRSYVSRRFHFETGEPIHQYLNTLRLRKACDYLLHSPRSIRDIASDVGFSDVTYFISAFKRGIGETPLQYRKNHPPASR; the protein is encoded by the coding sequence ATGACTTCGACCTTGCAGGAAGAGCGGCTGGAGCTGATTACCCTCAACGATGCCATCGTGTCGTTTAGCCGGCTTTTCGCCAATACCGTGCGTTACCACCACTGGCATCAGTGCCTGGAAGTGCTGTATGTCGAAGAGGGTTTTGGCGTGGTGATTGTCGATAATCGCCAGTACACCATGCGCCCCGGACGGCTCTTTTTCTTTCCGCCGTTTACCCTGCACCGGGTGATGGTGGATGAGCAGGCAGAACATTGTTACCGGCGCACCATTATTCATGTTGATCACCATGTCGTGCTCAAACACCTGCGCGATTTTCCGCATAATCACCAGCGTTTACAGCGGTTGTCGTTGCGCGGCGCCGCGGCCGTGGTGATGGATGCGGCGGAGATCCACCCGCATATCGATCACCTGTTTAGCTGTTATGCCCGGCTCGCCGAAAGCCGTCGACTGAACGTCGAACAGGTCGCCTGCCTGTTGCTCAATCTGTTAGGAATGTTGCCGGAAGATAACGAGAAATTACCGGAAGAGCGCAGCGGCATCGCCACGCCGGTGATGTTCTGGCTCGAAGAAAATTACCGCCACAAGTTCAGCCTTGAACGGCTGGCGCAGGAGCTGGGCAAATCCCGCAGTTATGTGTCGCGCCGTTTCCACTTTGAGACCGGCGAACCGATTCATCAATACCTCAACACACTGCGTCTGCGTAAAGCCTGCGACTACCTGCTACACAGCCCGCGCAGCATCCGCGATATCGCCAGCGACGTCGGTTTTTCCGACGTGACATACTTTATCAGCGCGTTTAAGCGCGGTATCGGCGAGACGCCGCTGCAATACCGTAAAAACCACCCGCCAGCGTCGCGCTGA
- a CDS encoding DUF2264 domain-containing protein has protein sequence MLAAQEKTSNPLSSRDDVVGALIEMLGALDKQFPEGASQFSLGATSAHYRDAIAEMEGLSRALWGLFPLMAGGDAEPFSAKYIAAIKRGTNAQNSGYWGDTEPYDQRLVEMAAYGLGLALLGDKLTAAFSEREVDNLHQWLYQITDAQMPDSNWNFFAIMVQLGFKRAGLPWDAAAIERRFAMMDAYYLGDGWYSDGPGRPKDYYISMAFHFYGLIYATLNGEDDAGRAAIIRERASLFAQDFIYMSAAEGESVPFGRSLTYRFAMVAFWSAVAFSGLPVFSPGVVKGLVLRHLRWWLMQPIFDRDGILTLGFAYPNLAMCEDYNSPGSPYWALKVFLILALPASDTFWQAAEQPLPALDVQRTIPPAGQIIVQSDQSRHVWMLTSGQLELNNYVNTEAKYTKFAYSSRFGFTIERGRYGIKHAACDSMLLLSDGDNYFRGRRECEEVKISPQAIFSRWSPWQDVHISTWLIPCGDWHVRVHCIDSARHLQSVEGGFAVLKAPHRLESGGSLVVAENGVSGIFELLTDAPREADSVVTPPNSSIMFSPCAAIPVLRGDIAPGRQWLACAVQAGITENAFNHDLPILQIEDHALVISHPGQKNNNVIAF, from the coding sequence ATGCTGGCGGCGCAAGAGAAAACATCAAATCCATTGTCATCTCGCGACGATGTCGTTGGGGCACTTATTGAGATGCTCGGCGCGTTGGATAAGCAGTTCCCTGAAGGGGCGTCGCAATTTTCCCTTGGCGCGACCAGCGCCCATTACCGTGACGCGATTGCCGAAATGGAAGGGTTATCCCGCGCATTGTGGGGGCTGTTTCCACTGATGGCGGGCGGCGACGCCGAACCGTTCAGCGCGAAATACATTGCGGCGATCAAGCGCGGAACCAACGCGCAAAACAGCGGTTACTGGGGGGATACCGAACCCTACGATCAGCGCCTGGTCGAGATGGCGGCGTACGGTTTAGGGCTGGCGCTGCTGGGTGACAAGCTGACGGCGGCCTTCAGCGAACGTGAAGTGGATAACCTGCATCAGTGGCTTTATCAAATCACTGATGCGCAAATGCCCGACAGCAACTGGAATTTTTTCGCCATCATGGTGCAACTGGGTTTTAAACGCGCGGGGTTGCCGTGGGACGCCGCCGCGATTGAACGCCGCTTTGCGATGATGGATGCCTACTATCTGGGCGATGGCTGGTATTCCGATGGCCCGGGCCGACCCAAAGATTACTACATCTCCATGGCGTTCCATTTTTACGGCCTGATCTACGCCACGCTTAATGGTGAAGACGATGCCGGGCGCGCGGCCATCATCCGCGAACGGGCCAGCCTGTTCGCGCAGGACTTTATCTATATGTCGGCGGCGGAGGGGGAATCGGTGCCGTTTGGCCGCAGCCTGACGTACCGCTTTGCGATGGTCGCGTTCTGGAGCGCGGTGGCGTTTTCCGGCCTGCCGGTATTTTCACCGGGCGTGGTGAAGGGCCTTGTCCTGCGCCATCTGCGCTGGTGGCTTATGCAGCCGATTTTCGATCGCGACGGCATTTTGACGCTCGGTTTTGCCTACCCGAACCTGGCGATGTGCGAAGACTACAACTCGCCGGGTTCACCTTATTGGGCGCTGAAAGTGTTTTTGATTCTCGCATTGCCGGCGTCCGACACGTTCTGGCAAGCCGCCGAGCAACCGTTACCCGCATTAGATGTGCAGCGGACAATCCCGCCAGCCGGGCAAATCATTGTTCAAAGCGACCAGTCGCGGCATGTCTGGATGCTCACATCCGGCCAGCTTGAGTTGAACAACTACGTCAATACCGAGGCGAAATACACCAAATTTGCCTACTCCAGCCGCTTTGGTTTCACCATTGAGCGCGGGCGGTACGGCATTAAACATGCCGCGTGTGACTCAATGTTGCTGCTCAGTGACGGGGATAACTACTTTCGTGGTCGCCGTGAATGTGAAGAGGTGAAGATCAGCCCGCAGGCGATTTTCTCGCGCTGGTCACCGTGGCAGGACGTGCATATCAGTACCTGGCTTATTCCCTGCGGCGACTGGCATGTACGCGTGCATTGCATTGATTCCGCACGCCATTTGCAGAGTGTGGAAGGCGGTTTTGCGGTGTTGAAAGCGCCGCATCGTCTTGAATCTGGCGGTAGCCTGGTGGTGGCGGAAAACGGCGTCAGTGGCATTTTCGAGCTGCTTACCGATGCGCCGCGCGAGGCCGACAGCGTGGTGACGCCGCCCAATAGCAGCATCATGTTTTCGCCGTGCGCCGCGATCCCCGTGCTGCGCGGCGATATTGCGCCTGGCAGGCAGTGGCTGGCCTGCGCCGTGCAGGCTGGCATAACTGAAAACGCTTTTAATCACGACTTACCGATATTGCAAATAGAAGACCATGCGCTGGTGATTTCTCATCCGGGGCAAAAAAATAACAACGTTATTGCTTTTTAA
- a CDS encoding LysR family transcriptional regulator, with amino-acid sequence MERLDCDRMFVAVMETGSFTGAAQRCGTSHGQASKLISRLEHELGVNLLRRSTRSLTPTEVGLAYYERIRQLLIDYDALNDSVRNIANAPSGLLRISAPVTFGASQLTPHLVAFARRYPEIELDVSFADRLVSVVDEGFDLALRIGNLADSSLVARRLCAIRNVLVAAPDYLAQHGEPAHWQQLEQHSLIVDTNFRDPWHWPFLDAHQQLHAQPVRGRMKFSNAEVCLEAACAGLGIARVPVFVAGQALKEKRVKPLLTAYEAPPLALFAVYPPARYLAQKSRVLIDFLVDAFAPQPEWEQGW; translated from the coding sequence ATGGAACGGCTGGATTGCGATCGCATGTTTGTTGCGGTCATGGAAACAGGCAGCTTTACCGGCGCGGCACAGCGCTGTGGCACCAGCCACGGCCAGGCGTCGAAATTGATCTCCCGCCTGGAGCATGAACTTGGCGTCAACCTGCTGCGCCGCAGTACCCGTTCGCTGACGCCCACGGAAGTCGGGCTTGCCTATTACGAACGTATTCGCCAGTTGCTGATTGATTACGATGCGCTAAACGATTCGGTGCGCAATATCGCCAATGCGCCTTCCGGTCTGCTGCGCATTTCGGCACCGGTGACCTTTGGCGCGTCGCAATTAACGCCGCATCTGGTGGCGTTTGCCCGCCGTTATCCGGAAATTGAACTGGATGTCAGCTTCGCCGATCGGTTGGTCAGCGTGGTGGATGAAGGTTTTGATCTTGCGTTGCGTATCGGCAACCTCGCCGACAGCAGCCTCGTTGCCCGTCGCCTGTGTGCCATCCGTAATGTGCTGGTAGCAGCACCGGATTATCTTGCCCAACACGGCGAACCTGCGCACTGGCAACAGCTTGAACAGCACAGCCTGATTGTCGATACCAACTTTCGCGATCCCTGGCACTGGCCGTTTCTCGATGCGCATCAGCAATTGCATGCACAGCCGGTGCGCGGGCGCATGAAATTCTCTAACGCCGAAGTTTGCCTTGAAGCGGCCTGCGCCGGGTTAGGCATTGCCCGCGTGCCGGTGTTTGTGGCAGGCCAGGCATTGAAAGAGAAGCGGGTAAAACCGCTGCTGACCGCCTATGAAGCGCCGCCGCTGGCGCTTTTTGCCGTTTATCCGCCCGCCCGTTATCTGGCGCAAAAATCCCGCGTGTTGATCGATTTTCTGGTCGACGCTTTCGCGCCTCAGCCGGAGTGGGAACAGGGTTGGTGA